In the Mytilus trossulus isolate FHL-02 chromosome 1, PNRI_Mtr1.1.1.hap1, whole genome shotgun sequence genome, one interval contains:
- the LOC134691643 gene encoding latrophilin-like protein 1 isoform X2, with amino-acid sequence MSLLFRRNFTFVFLLMVLPIDVIGVSFSRHRYSRRGDRDDSKDTRIAYACENSTMHLNCTTYNGVIRVIRANYGRFVLSTCNPWSVTTGWNLQCTAKDSFNIVAARCDWKPQCTLVVTSKVFGDPCKTTHKYLEVTWHCVEPTVPYPTTKKPTTTSSTTTKEPTTKPTEVSTTGCDCDVRGTKTCMPTKECICRENFSGTKCDQCTAGYYNFPSCTECDCDNRATLPGICSKETGKCLCGENLTPTCDACRPGFVNYPYCQVDIVTTKAPSTPTPKPTESSPMPIKKTTPGRTKSTTTEKSSRYTCKSTESEGVWWPVSVTGIVVRDCPGDLKGKMTWECGVRGWKRKPNLSNCVSPWLDNFEDLIHRRKCKKCLHGFKCKKHKVCKPTIEAGSDNVEEVATTLNERTANQKFGPGDLKKTTLDLFPKLNEQLITQTRGMTKRQKRNKVKKFAKSILKAGSNLLIDSNSWKGLPKMERTRVATSLVVNMEETGYQIADSLEVGDPPVITRDTNIFMEVNAIRTEDQTNKRLSFPSSVQDREDADDFVTIPVESLVNSSNNGEVRIVFLVYKSLSEFMSPPADENTGDDNNKDDEDETANNDTQPFIGTNIFSTSVNGRKTKFQLSKPLTFTLKHKQAPQPGFHAVCSYWQFNESLAGQWSDDGCSLVKTNKSHTTCQCDHMTNFAILMDTVGTKLSLEHQITLTAITYLGCIVSITCLLCCIFTFCFFKNLQCDRNTIHKNLCLSLMMAEIVFLVGINLTQYKIVCGIVAGLLHFWFLAAFSWMCLEGVQLYVMLIEVFEAERSRRLWYYLFGYGVPTIIVGVSAAVNHEGYGTELHCWLKTENYFIWSFVGPVCAVILINIIMLGIAIYMMCRHSNTLASSLRTKEKTRLQKINGEPNSGSSSGSTNINDKSHLSPELPSWLKGAIVLVVLLGLTWSFGVLYISRESVVMAYLFTILNTLQGVFIFVFHCVMNEKVKKEYKKFAYRATWLPGCIRSLFVGYSGSLGSTSPSNSSSSGGHLLKFWSGKRRRKSSGSTLEKSSKGKKRRSDIKSSEVESFSQSISNHGNIDSQYRPPSNNYDNGYTHGYMYANTGVSDGGIVGDLSVADCSVIDSEYVSEFCHNKMQVSMEKRRYSSGSEEEGNDENNDNKNRLSVLSEDSAVKNSDFVSTEAEMSYSEMSDVDSEKSKDLRKEEEPLFPKTNSEKNLLNNLVTIDGGQKKSPSSSELRIIDTSDSLSRSTPNMKLIQGYEAILNNKTDLLIDTGETQTGRKPVTRLNSDCPGKFDPHRYVLDHSEC; translated from the exons GTGTGATTGGAAACCTCAGTGCACATTAGTTGTAACATCTAAGGTGTTTGGTGATCCCTGTAAGACTACACATAAATATCTTGAGGTGACGTGGCATTGTGTAG aacctacTGTACCATATCCAACTACCAAGAAGCCCACCACAACATCATCAACAACAACGAAGGAACCCACAACAAAACCTACTGAAGTCTCAACAACAG GTTGTGATTGTGATGTACGTGGAACTAAAACATGTATGCCCACCAAAGAATGTATTTGCAGAGAAAACTTCAGTGGAACCAAATGTGACCAGTGTACTGCTGGGTACTATAACTTCCCATCCTGCACAG AATGTGATTGTGATAACCGTGCTACATTACCAGGGATATGTTCTAAAGAGACGGGGAAATGTCTATGTGGAGAAAACTTGACACCAACATGTGACGCTTGCAGGCCAGGATTTGTTAATTATCCTTATTGTCAAG TTGATATTGTGACGACAAAAGCTCCAAGTACACCTACACCGAAACCAACAGAGTCCAGTCCAATGCCAATCAAAAAGACCACACCAGGAAGGACCAAGTCAACAACAACCGAGAAGAGTAGCAGATACACATGTAAAAGTACAGAGTCTGAAGGGGTGTGGTGGCCTGTCTCTGTGACAGGGATTGTTGTAAGAGACTGCCCAGGAGATTTGAAAG GTAAAATGACCTGGGAATGTGGTGTAAGAGGATGGAAGAGAAAACCAAACCTGTCAAACTGTGTGTCACCATGGCTAGATAACTTTGAAGATTTG ATACATAGGAGAAAGTGTAAAAAATGTCTCCATggtttcaaatgtaaaaaacacAAAGTTTGTAAACCAACA ATAGAGGCTGGCTCAGATAATGTAGAAGAGGTGGCTACAACACTCAATGAGAGGACTGCCAATCAAAAATTTGGTCCTGGGGATTTGAAGAAAACAACACTTGATCTTTTCCCCAAACTTAATGAACAGTTAATAACCCAGACACGTGGTATgacaaaacgacaaaaaagaaacaaagttaaaaaattTGCCAAG TCAATACTGAAGGCTGGCAGTAACCTTTTGATTGATTCAAACTCATGGAAAGGGTTGCCTAAAATGGAGAGAACTCGTGTAGCTACATCACTGGTTGTGAACATGGAAGAAACAGGGTACCAGATAGCTGACAGTTTAGAAGTTGGTGACCCTCCTGTCATCACTAGGGATACCAATATAT TTATGGAAGTTAATGCCATTAGAACAGAagatcaaacaaacaaaagactGAGTTTCCCGTCTTCTGTTCAAGATCGAGAGGATGCTGATGATTTCGTTACTATTCCTGTAGAAAGTCTTGTCAACTCTTCTAATAATG GTGAGGTTAGGATAGTTTTTCTTGTCTACAAAAGTCTGAGTGAGTTCATGAGTCCACCTGCAGATGAAAATACTGGAGATGACAATAACAAGGATGATGAAGATGAAACTGCCAACAACGATACTCAACCTTTCATTGGAACTAATATTTTCTCAACTTCAGTCAACGGCAGGAAAACTAAATTCCAACTGTCAAAGCCTTTGACATTTACCTTGAAACACAAACAG GCACCTCAACCAGGATTTCATGCTGTATGTTCATACTGGCAATTCAATGAAAG tTTAGCTGGACAGTGGTCTGATGATGGTTGTAGTTTGGTAAAAACTAACAAATCCCACACCACATGTCAGTGTGATCACATGACAAACTTTGCCATCTTGATGGATACTGTCGGTACTAAG TTATCTCTGGAGCACCAGATCACACTGACAGCTATAACCTACCTCGGATGTATTGTATCCATCACTTGTCTGTTGTGTTGTATCTTTACATTCTGTTTCTTCAA aaatCTTCAATGTGATAGAAACACAATACACAAGAATTTATGTTTGTCCCTAATGATGGCTGAGATTGTGTTCTTAGTGGGTATCAACCTAACACAGTATAAG ATTGTATGTGGTATTGTGGCTGGGTTACTACACTTTTGGTTTCTGGCCGCATTTAGTTGGATGTGTCTAGAGGGTGTCCAGTTATATGTCATGCTGATAGAAGTGTTTGAAGCAGAGAGGTCCAGAAGACTTTGGTATTATTTGTTTGGATATG gTGTACCCACTATAATAGTTGGTGTTTCAGCAGCAGTCAACCATGAAGGTTATGGAACAGAATTACA TTGTTGGTTGAAGACAGAGAATTATTTCATTTGGAGTTTTGTAGGACCAGTATGTGCTGTTATATTG ATAAATATAATCATGCTGGGTATTGCCATCTACATGATGTGTCGCCATTCTAACACTCTAGCTTCATCATTAAGAACCAAAGAAAAAACTAGATTACAGAAAATAAA TGGTGAACCCAACTCTGGGAGTAGTTCAGGAAGTaccaatatcaatgataaatccCACCTGAGTCCTGAACTTCC ATCTTGGTTGAAAGGAGCAATAGTGCTAGTGGTCCTGTTGGGCTTGACCTGGTCCTTTGGAGTCCTATATATCAGCAGGGAATCAGTGGTGATGGCCTATCTCTTCACCATACTCAACACATTACAGGGAGTCTTTATTTTTGTGTTCCATTGTGTCATGAATGAAAAG GTAAAGAAAGAATACAAAAAGTTTGCCTACAGAGCAACATGGCTGCCAGGTTGTATAAGGAGTCTATTTGTGGGTTATTCAGGAAGTCTTGGTTCTACATCGCCAAGCAACTCGTCATCATCTGGTGGA CATCTACTGAAGTTTTGGAGTGGGAAACGGAGGAGGAAGTCATCAGGCTCTACATTAGAAAAATCTTCTAAAG GAAAGAAGAGAAGAAGTGACATAAAAAGTAGCGAAGTAGAAAGTTTCTCTCAAAGCATCTCTAATCATGGAAATATCGATAGTCAATATCGACCACCTAGTAATAATTATGATAATGGATACACACATGGGTACATGTACGCCAACACTGGGGTATCTGATGGGGGAATAGTCGGAGATCTCTCAGTAGCCGATTGTTCTGTTATTGACAGTGAATATGTGAGTGAATTCTGCCATAATAAAATGCAAGTTTCCATGGAGAAACGACGATATTCATCTGGATCTGAAGAAGAAGGTAATGATGAAAACAATGACAATAAAAATCGATTGTCAGTTTTATCCGAGGATTCAGCAGTGAAAAATTCAGACTTTGTATCAACAGAAGCTGAAATGAGCTATTCAGAAATGAGTGACGTTGACAGTGAAAAATCGAAAGATTTGAGAAAGGAAGAGGAACCTCTTTTTCCAAAAACAAACTCTGAAAAAAATTTATTGAACAATTTAGTGACTATAGATGGAGGACAGAAAAAAAGTCCATCATCAAGTGAATTACGGATAATAGACACATCAGACAGTCTGAGTAGAAGCACACCAAACATGAAACTAATCCAGGGCTATGAAGCAATATTAAACAATAAGACTGATCTATTAATAGACACAGGGGAAACCCAGACTGGTAGAAAACCAGTAACAAGACTTAATTCAGATTGTCCTGGTAAATTTGACCCTCACCGATATGTTTTGGATCATAGTGAGTGCTAG
- the LOC134691643 gene encoding adhesion G protein-coupled receptor L3-like isoform X1 encodes MSLLFRRNFTFVFLLMVLPIDVIGVSFSRHRYSRRGDRDDSKDTRIAYACENSTMHLNCTTYNGVIRVIRANYGRFVLSTCNPWSVTTGWNLQCTAKDSFNIVAARCDGRPECSVMASNRVFPDPCKTTHKYLEVYYYCQQSEPTVPYPTTKKPTTTSSTTTKEPTTKPTEVSTTGCDCDVRGTKTCMPTKECICRENFSGTKCDQCTAGYYNFPSCTECDCDNRATLPGICSKETGKCLCGENLTPTCDACRPGFVNYPYCQVDIVTTKAPSTPTPKPTESSPMPIKKTTPGRTKSTTTEKSSRYTCKSTESEGVWWPVSVTGIVVRDCPGDLKGKMTWECGVRGWKRKPNLSNCVSPWLDNFEDLIHRRKCKKCLHGFKCKKHKVCKPTIEAGSDNVEEVATTLNERTANQKFGPGDLKKTTLDLFPKLNEQLITQTRGMTKRQKRNKVKKFAKSILKAGSNLLIDSNSWKGLPKMERTRVATSLVVNMEETGYQIADSLEVGDPPVITRDTNIFMEVNAIRTEDQTNKRLSFPSSVQDREDADDFVTIPVESLVNSSNNGEVRIVFLVYKSLSEFMSPPADENTGDDNNKDDEDETANNDTQPFIGTNIFSTSVNGRKTKFQLSKPLTFTLKHKQAPQPGFHAVCSYWQFNESLAGQWSDDGCSLVKTNKSHTTCQCDHMTNFAILMDTVGTKLSLEHQITLTAITYLGCIVSITCLLCCIFTFCFFKNLQCDRNTIHKNLCLSLMMAEIVFLVGINLTQYKIVCGIVAGLLHFWFLAAFSWMCLEGVQLYVMLIEVFEAERSRRLWYYLFGYGVPTIIVGVSAAVNHEGYGTELHCWLKTENYFIWSFVGPVCAVILINIIMLGIAIYMMCRHSNTLASSLRTKEKTRLQKINGEPNSGSSSGSTNINDKSHLSPELPSWLKGAIVLVVLLGLTWSFGVLYISRESVVMAYLFTILNTLQGVFIFVFHCVMNEKVKKEYKKFAYRATWLPGCIRSLFVGYSGSLGSTSPSNSSSSGGHLLKFWSGKRRRKSSGSTLEKSSKGKKRRSDIKSSEVESFSQSISNHGNIDSQYRPPSNNYDNGYTHGYMYANTGVSDGGIVGDLSVADCSVIDSEYVSEFCHNKMQVSMEKRRYSSGSEEEGNDENNDNKNRLSVLSEDSAVKNSDFVSTEAEMSYSEMSDVDSEKSKDLRKEEEPLFPKTNSEKNLLNNLVTIDGGQKKSPSSSELRIIDTSDSLSRSTPNMKLIQGYEAILNNKTDLLIDTGETQTGRKPVTRLNSDCPGKFDPHRYVLDHSEC; translated from the exons ATGTGATGGCAGACCGGAATGCAGCGTCATGGCATCCAATCGGGTATTCCCAGATCCATGTAAAACAACTCATAAATATTTAGAAGTTTATTATTATTGCCAACAATCAG aacctacTGTACCATATCCAACTACCAAGAAGCCCACCACAACATCATCAACAACAACGAAGGAACCCACAACAAAACCTACTGAAGTCTCAACAACAG GTTGTGATTGTGATGTACGTGGAACTAAAACATGTATGCCCACCAAAGAATGTATTTGCAGAGAAAACTTCAGTGGAACCAAATGTGACCAGTGTACTGCTGGGTACTATAACTTCCCATCCTGCACAG AATGTGATTGTGATAACCGTGCTACATTACCAGGGATATGTTCTAAAGAGACGGGGAAATGTCTATGTGGAGAAAACTTGACACCAACATGTGACGCTTGCAGGCCAGGATTTGTTAATTATCCTTATTGTCAAG TTGATATTGTGACGACAAAAGCTCCAAGTACACCTACACCGAAACCAACAGAGTCCAGTCCAATGCCAATCAAAAAGACCACACCAGGAAGGACCAAGTCAACAACAACCGAGAAGAGTAGCAGATACACATGTAAAAGTACAGAGTCTGAAGGGGTGTGGTGGCCTGTCTCTGTGACAGGGATTGTTGTAAGAGACTGCCCAGGAGATTTGAAAG GTAAAATGACCTGGGAATGTGGTGTAAGAGGATGGAAGAGAAAACCAAACCTGTCAAACTGTGTGTCACCATGGCTAGATAACTTTGAAGATTTG ATACATAGGAGAAAGTGTAAAAAATGTCTCCATggtttcaaatgtaaaaaacacAAAGTTTGTAAACCAACA ATAGAGGCTGGCTCAGATAATGTAGAAGAGGTGGCTACAACACTCAATGAGAGGACTGCCAATCAAAAATTTGGTCCTGGGGATTTGAAGAAAACAACACTTGATCTTTTCCCCAAACTTAATGAACAGTTAATAACCCAGACACGTGGTATgacaaaacgacaaaaaagaaacaaagttaaaaaattTGCCAAG TCAATACTGAAGGCTGGCAGTAACCTTTTGATTGATTCAAACTCATGGAAAGGGTTGCCTAAAATGGAGAGAACTCGTGTAGCTACATCACTGGTTGTGAACATGGAAGAAACAGGGTACCAGATAGCTGACAGTTTAGAAGTTGGTGACCCTCCTGTCATCACTAGGGATACCAATATAT TTATGGAAGTTAATGCCATTAGAACAGAagatcaaacaaacaaaagactGAGTTTCCCGTCTTCTGTTCAAGATCGAGAGGATGCTGATGATTTCGTTACTATTCCTGTAGAAAGTCTTGTCAACTCTTCTAATAATG GTGAGGTTAGGATAGTTTTTCTTGTCTACAAAAGTCTGAGTGAGTTCATGAGTCCACCTGCAGATGAAAATACTGGAGATGACAATAACAAGGATGATGAAGATGAAACTGCCAACAACGATACTCAACCTTTCATTGGAACTAATATTTTCTCAACTTCAGTCAACGGCAGGAAAACTAAATTCCAACTGTCAAAGCCTTTGACATTTACCTTGAAACACAAACAG GCACCTCAACCAGGATTTCATGCTGTATGTTCATACTGGCAATTCAATGAAAG tTTAGCTGGACAGTGGTCTGATGATGGTTGTAGTTTGGTAAAAACTAACAAATCCCACACCACATGTCAGTGTGATCACATGACAAACTTTGCCATCTTGATGGATACTGTCGGTACTAAG TTATCTCTGGAGCACCAGATCACACTGACAGCTATAACCTACCTCGGATGTATTGTATCCATCACTTGTCTGTTGTGTTGTATCTTTACATTCTGTTTCTTCAA aaatCTTCAATGTGATAGAAACACAATACACAAGAATTTATGTTTGTCCCTAATGATGGCTGAGATTGTGTTCTTAGTGGGTATCAACCTAACACAGTATAAG ATTGTATGTGGTATTGTGGCTGGGTTACTACACTTTTGGTTTCTGGCCGCATTTAGTTGGATGTGTCTAGAGGGTGTCCAGTTATATGTCATGCTGATAGAAGTGTTTGAAGCAGAGAGGTCCAGAAGACTTTGGTATTATTTGTTTGGATATG gTGTACCCACTATAATAGTTGGTGTTTCAGCAGCAGTCAACCATGAAGGTTATGGAACAGAATTACA TTGTTGGTTGAAGACAGAGAATTATTTCATTTGGAGTTTTGTAGGACCAGTATGTGCTGTTATATTG ATAAATATAATCATGCTGGGTATTGCCATCTACATGATGTGTCGCCATTCTAACACTCTAGCTTCATCATTAAGAACCAAAGAAAAAACTAGATTACAGAAAATAAA TGGTGAACCCAACTCTGGGAGTAGTTCAGGAAGTaccaatatcaatgataaatccCACCTGAGTCCTGAACTTCC ATCTTGGTTGAAAGGAGCAATAGTGCTAGTGGTCCTGTTGGGCTTGACCTGGTCCTTTGGAGTCCTATATATCAGCAGGGAATCAGTGGTGATGGCCTATCTCTTCACCATACTCAACACATTACAGGGAGTCTTTATTTTTGTGTTCCATTGTGTCATGAATGAAAAG GTAAAGAAAGAATACAAAAAGTTTGCCTACAGAGCAACATGGCTGCCAGGTTGTATAAGGAGTCTATTTGTGGGTTATTCAGGAAGTCTTGGTTCTACATCGCCAAGCAACTCGTCATCATCTGGTGGA CATCTACTGAAGTTTTGGAGTGGGAAACGGAGGAGGAAGTCATCAGGCTCTACATTAGAAAAATCTTCTAAAG GAAAGAAGAGAAGAAGTGACATAAAAAGTAGCGAAGTAGAAAGTTTCTCTCAAAGCATCTCTAATCATGGAAATATCGATAGTCAATATCGACCACCTAGTAATAATTATGATAATGGATACACACATGGGTACATGTACGCCAACACTGGGGTATCTGATGGGGGAATAGTCGGAGATCTCTCAGTAGCCGATTGTTCTGTTATTGACAGTGAATATGTGAGTGAATTCTGCCATAATAAAATGCAAGTTTCCATGGAGAAACGACGATATTCATCTGGATCTGAAGAAGAAGGTAATGATGAAAACAATGACAATAAAAATCGATTGTCAGTTTTATCCGAGGATTCAGCAGTGAAAAATTCAGACTTTGTATCAACAGAAGCTGAAATGAGCTATTCAGAAATGAGTGACGTTGACAGTGAAAAATCGAAAGATTTGAGAAAGGAAGAGGAACCTCTTTTTCCAAAAACAAACTCTGAAAAAAATTTATTGAACAATTTAGTGACTATAGATGGAGGACAGAAAAAAAGTCCATCATCAAGTGAATTACGGATAATAGACACATCAGACAGTCTGAGTAGAAGCACACCAAACATGAAACTAATCCAGGGCTATGAAGCAATATTAAACAATAAGACTGATCTATTAATAGACACAGGGGAAACCCAGACTGGTAGAAAACCAGTAACAAGACTTAATTCAGATTGTCCTGGTAAATTTGACCCTCACCGATATGTTTTGGATCATAGTGAGTGCTAG
- the LOC134691643 gene encoding adhesion G protein-coupled receptor L3-like isoform X3, translated as MSLLFRRNFTFVFLLMVLPIDVIGVSFSRHRYSRRGDRDDSKDTRIAYACENSTMHLNCTTYNGVIRVIRANYGRFVLSTCNPWSVTTGWNLQCTAKDSFNIVAARCDGRPECSVMASNRVFPDPCKTTHKYLEVYYYCQQSEPTVPYPTTKKPTTTSSTTTKEPTTKPTEVSTTGCDCDVRGTKTCMPTKECICRENFSGTKCDQCTAGYYNFPSCTECDCDNRATLPGICSKETGKCLCGENLTPTCDACRPGFVNYPYCQVDIVTTKAPSTPTPKPTESSPMPIKKTTPGRTKSTTTEKSSRYTCKSTESEGVWWPVSVTGIVVRDCPGDLKGKMTWECGVRGWKRKPNLSNCVSPWLDNFEDLIEAGSDNVEEVATTLNERTANQKFGPGDLKKTTLDLFPKLNEQLITQTRGMTKRQKRNKVKKFAKSILKAGSNLLIDSNSWKGLPKMERTRVATSLVVNMEETGYQIADSLEVGDPPVITRDTNIFMEVNAIRTEDQTNKRLSFPSSVQDREDADDFVTIPVESLVNSSNNGEVRIVFLVYKSLSEFMSPPADENTGDDNNKDDEDETANNDTQPFIGTNIFSTSVNGRKTKFQLSKPLTFTLKHKQAPQPGFHAVCSYWQFNESLAGQWSDDGCSLVKTNKSHTTCQCDHMTNFAILMDTVGTKLSLEHQITLTAITYLGCIVSITCLLCCIFTFCFFKNLQCDRNTIHKNLCLSLMMAEIVFLVGINLTQYKIVCGIVAGLLHFWFLAAFSWMCLEGVQLYVMLIEVFEAERSRRLWYYLFGYGVPTIIVGVSAAVNHEGYGTELHCWLKTENYFIWSFVGPVCAVILINIIMLGIAIYMMCRHSNTLASSLRTKEKTRLQKINGEPNSGSSSGSTNINDKSHLSPELPSWLKGAIVLVVLLGLTWSFGVLYISRESVVMAYLFTILNTLQGVFIFVFHCVMNEKVKKEYKKFAYRATWLPGCIRSLFVGYSGSLGSTSPSNSSSSGGHLLKFWSGKRRRKSSGSTLEKSSKGKKRRSDIKSSEVESFSQSISNHGNIDSQYRPPSNNYDNGYTHGYMYANTGVSDGGIVGDLSVADCSVIDSEYVSEFCHNKMQVSMEKRRYSSGSEEEGNDENNDNKNRLSVLSEDSAVKNSDFVSTEAEMSYSEMSDVDSEKSKDLRKEEEPLFPKTNSEKNLLNNLVTIDGGQKKSPSSSELRIIDTSDSLSRSTPNMKLIQGYEAILNNKTDLLIDTGETQTGRKPVTRLNSDCPGKFDPHRYVLDHSEC; from the exons ATGTGATGGCAGACCGGAATGCAGCGTCATGGCATCCAATCGGGTATTCCCAGATCCATGTAAAACAACTCATAAATATTTAGAAGTTTATTATTATTGCCAACAATCAG aacctacTGTACCATATCCAACTACCAAGAAGCCCACCACAACATCATCAACAACAACGAAGGAACCCACAACAAAACCTACTGAAGTCTCAACAACAG GTTGTGATTGTGATGTACGTGGAACTAAAACATGTATGCCCACCAAAGAATGTATTTGCAGAGAAAACTTCAGTGGAACCAAATGTGACCAGTGTACTGCTGGGTACTATAACTTCCCATCCTGCACAG AATGTGATTGTGATAACCGTGCTACATTACCAGGGATATGTTCTAAAGAGACGGGGAAATGTCTATGTGGAGAAAACTTGACACCAACATGTGACGCTTGCAGGCCAGGATTTGTTAATTATCCTTATTGTCAAG TTGATATTGTGACGACAAAAGCTCCAAGTACACCTACACCGAAACCAACAGAGTCCAGTCCAATGCCAATCAAAAAGACCACACCAGGAAGGACCAAGTCAACAACAACCGAGAAGAGTAGCAGATACACATGTAAAAGTACAGAGTCTGAAGGGGTGTGGTGGCCTGTCTCTGTGACAGGGATTGTTGTAAGAGACTGCCCAGGAGATTTGAAAG GTAAAATGACCTGGGAATGTGGTGTAAGAGGATGGAAGAGAAAACCAAACCTGTCAAACTGTGTGTCACCATGGCTAGATAACTTTGAAGATTTG ATAGAGGCTGGCTCAGATAATGTAGAAGAGGTGGCTACAACACTCAATGAGAGGACTGCCAATCAAAAATTTGGTCCTGGGGATTTGAAGAAAACAACACTTGATCTTTTCCCCAAACTTAATGAACAGTTAATAACCCAGACACGTGGTATgacaaaacgacaaaaaagaaacaaagttaaaaaattTGCCAAG TCAATACTGAAGGCTGGCAGTAACCTTTTGATTGATTCAAACTCATGGAAAGGGTTGCCTAAAATGGAGAGAACTCGTGTAGCTACATCACTGGTTGTGAACATGGAAGAAACAGGGTACCAGATAGCTGACAGTTTAGAAGTTGGTGACCCTCCTGTCATCACTAGGGATACCAATATAT TTATGGAAGTTAATGCCATTAGAACAGAagatcaaacaaacaaaagactGAGTTTCCCGTCTTCTGTTCAAGATCGAGAGGATGCTGATGATTTCGTTACTATTCCTGTAGAAAGTCTTGTCAACTCTTCTAATAATG GTGAGGTTAGGATAGTTTTTCTTGTCTACAAAAGTCTGAGTGAGTTCATGAGTCCACCTGCAGATGAAAATACTGGAGATGACAATAACAAGGATGATGAAGATGAAACTGCCAACAACGATACTCAACCTTTCATTGGAACTAATATTTTCTCAACTTCAGTCAACGGCAGGAAAACTAAATTCCAACTGTCAAAGCCTTTGACATTTACCTTGAAACACAAACAG GCACCTCAACCAGGATTTCATGCTGTATGTTCATACTGGCAATTCAATGAAAG tTTAGCTGGACAGTGGTCTGATGATGGTTGTAGTTTGGTAAAAACTAACAAATCCCACACCACATGTCAGTGTGATCACATGACAAACTTTGCCATCTTGATGGATACTGTCGGTACTAAG TTATCTCTGGAGCACCAGATCACACTGACAGCTATAACCTACCTCGGATGTATTGTATCCATCACTTGTCTGTTGTGTTGTATCTTTACATTCTGTTTCTTCAA aaatCTTCAATGTGATAGAAACACAATACACAAGAATTTATGTTTGTCCCTAATGATGGCTGAGATTGTGTTCTTAGTGGGTATCAACCTAACACAGTATAAG ATTGTATGTGGTATTGTGGCTGGGTTACTACACTTTTGGTTTCTGGCCGCATTTAGTTGGATGTGTCTAGAGGGTGTCCAGTTATATGTCATGCTGATAGAAGTGTTTGAAGCAGAGAGGTCCAGAAGACTTTGGTATTATTTGTTTGGATATG gTGTACCCACTATAATAGTTGGTGTTTCAGCAGCAGTCAACCATGAAGGTTATGGAACAGAATTACA TTGTTGGTTGAAGACAGAGAATTATTTCATTTGGAGTTTTGTAGGACCAGTATGTGCTGTTATATTG ATAAATATAATCATGCTGGGTATTGCCATCTACATGATGTGTCGCCATTCTAACACTCTAGCTTCATCATTAAGAACCAAAGAAAAAACTAGATTACAGAAAATAAA TGGTGAACCCAACTCTGGGAGTAGTTCAGGAAGTaccaatatcaatgataaatccCACCTGAGTCCTGAACTTCC ATCTTGGTTGAAAGGAGCAATAGTGCTAGTGGTCCTGTTGGGCTTGACCTGGTCCTTTGGAGTCCTATATATCAGCAGGGAATCAGTGGTGATGGCCTATCTCTTCACCATACTCAACACATTACAGGGAGTCTTTATTTTTGTGTTCCATTGTGTCATGAATGAAAAG GTAAAGAAAGAATACAAAAAGTTTGCCTACAGAGCAACATGGCTGCCAGGTTGTATAAGGAGTCTATTTGTGGGTTATTCAGGAAGTCTTGGTTCTACATCGCCAAGCAACTCGTCATCATCTGGTGGA CATCTACTGAAGTTTTGGAGTGGGAAACGGAGGAGGAAGTCATCAGGCTCTACATTAGAAAAATCTTCTAAAG GAAAGAAGAGAAGAAGTGACATAAAAAGTAGCGAAGTAGAAAGTTTCTCTCAAAGCATCTCTAATCATGGAAATATCGATAGTCAATATCGACCACCTAGTAATAATTATGATAATGGATACACACATGGGTACATGTACGCCAACACTGGGGTATCTGATGGGGGAATAGTCGGAGATCTCTCAGTAGCCGATTGTTCTGTTATTGACAGTGAATATGTGAGTGAATTCTGCCATAATAAAATGCAAGTTTCCATGGAGAAACGACGATATTCATCTGGATCTGAAGAAGAAGGTAATGATGAAAACAATGACAATAAAAATCGATTGTCAGTTTTATCCGAGGATTCAGCAGTGAAAAATTCAGACTTTGTATCAACAGAAGCTGAAATGAGCTATTCAGAAATGAGTGACGTTGACAGTGAAAAATCGAAAGATTTGAGAAAGGAAGAGGAACCTCTTTTTCCAAAAACAAACTCTGAAAAAAATTTATTGAACAATTTAGTGACTATAGATGGAGGACAGAAAAAAAGTCCATCATCAAGTGAATTACGGATAATAGACACATCAGACAGTCTGAGTAGAAGCACACCAAACATGAAACTAATCCAGGGCTATGAAGCAATATTAAACAATAAGACTGATCTATTAATAGACACAGGGGAAACCCAGACTGGTAGAAAACCAGTAACAAGACTTAATTCAGATTGTCCTGGTAAATTTGACCCTCACCGATATGTTTTGGATCATAGTGAGTGCTAG